ttaattcatgataaaatcttaaaatgcacataaaacatCTTAGATTCTCAATTGAGGTTGATATTTGtttaatccaaaataaaaaacaaaggaaACAATTTTCCGAATAAATTCCTCTgtgaacaacaaaaaaacctcaCGCAACTTTGCCTCAACAGATCATGTGATAGGATAACTGAACTAACCAACGCACCAtctcaaatgttattttaatcattttaaatcgcCTGAGCCAAAGTCCATCGTCAAAATGAATTGCTATAATCACCTCCCATAACTTGTGTTCCCAAACATCAGGCATCTGAATGCAAAATAACATGGCAGCGTTTGTTATTGCATTTAATCTTCCGCAATCATTAATTATGTAAGAAAAAAGAGCCACAGTCTTCCCTAGTTGCAGAAACGTTTGATTTAATTATTGATACTTTGCCAGTATTGCAGAAAGAGATGAAAGAAACAGGtgaaatacaaatgttttatggAATATACTAATTTCCTCGTAAGTTGAATtcacaactttggatggaaacatagcaaCTGACATTAATTGCAAGGCCAAAGCAAAATCTCAGATAAAAACAACGGTTGAAATATTCTCCTTTTATGTTTTGCATGAATTGCGtgaatgaactatcccttgaatgacaaatgaatacatttacaagTCACACAAATCTAACGATTACTGTCCATATCATATCTCCTCTTCGCAGGTGTCCAAAGCTTCTGCTGACCTCATGAATTACTGCAGCGAGCATGCCAAGTATGATCCTCTTCTTATGGGCATCCCAGCTTCAGAAAACCCTTTTAAAGATAGAAAGCCCTGCACCATATTGTAATTGGATGCTTGAACACTTGATGTATGTTTTGATgttcccttttctttcttttttttcttcaaacattCATTCGTTATTAAAATGAGCTAAACCCCAAGCTATTATTTGACTGTATCCACACTAGAAATGTTCCTATTGTCTATGAGAAGGAGAGTCAAAGCTCCTAGTAAACAAATCATTTGTGGTGCAAAGAAAAAACCAACCCATGAATGAATTTTTCGCTTTAGGGCACAGCACAGATGAGTTAATGGCTTTGTGATAGTGTCTACTGATGTGGTTGTGTCTTCTGCAAATAAAGGTGAGGTCAGAGTGGGCAGCTCTATTTTTAATGATTGCACTGTAATATATATCTGCAGATAATCAGAGCCTCATCAGTGGTGCTTTGACCCCATCTGATGCTTTTTAAGGCGTCCAGTCACAGGGAGCTGTGGGGGGATTGATGTGAGGGCTATAATGCCAGCTTCACGAATGTGTGAAGAGTGCTTGTGCTCAGTGGAGGAGGAAACAGGTGTCTTTGGAGGCGTCACATTGACGTAATACTACTCTGGCCCTCCCTCATTAACTCACTGTGTCTGAACAATGGAGCGATACAAAACTAGCTCCTCCTGTCAAATCACTACATGCAAGACTGTGCCCTTTCCCTTTTCTCACAGTAAACCAAGTGAAATGGGTTTCAAAAGTTCAACAACTGCCAAAACCTGCAGATCAGCATTTTATGAGTAATACAAGGTCATATGTTCATGCATTTGTACGGAAGTATTGTTTATCTcccacttttttgtttttctttgaattaGTCAAGACGGTATTTgggaaacactttaaaataagattcAATTCGTTCCAATTAGTGTATTAGGAATCATGACCTAGCAATGATAAGCACATTTTAACAGCATTTATCACtctaaattaatgttaatttataaatatactgtacttGTTCgttgttaattaataatatatcagctaatgttaactaaaaccacttgaaatgttaaaaatgtattaatatgcactaccattcaaaagactgggatcagtaaaatttaattatttgttgttttttggtttttgtttttttgagcagatAATAATTGCTtcttgaacggtagtgtatgtagAAATGAACATTGACCTATTAACTAATCGATGTAGGTTGTACTGTAAGTCAGCACAATCAATTCATAGTTAGTTCAtgatactttttaaaagtaaaattttatcttattgcaaagtgttaccgaaatgtgtttgtttttcccatTTCTTCATTCTTTAAATGCCTACTTTCAGTAAATGGGATGAGATTTCACCTACTCTGAACATCTgaatttgcattaaaaatactttatCTTGTGTTATTGCCCTGTGTTTGTTACAGTAGCAATACTTTATTGCAGATCATGGTACGTCATAAAGTATAACCCTTTAATGATTATTTACGAGATGCCTTATGTTAATGTACACGTCtactgattgttttgattcataaTCATTGTCTCTTTTTATGACAAAATGTCAATGTTATTGTGCCATCTCATTCTGGGATCTAACCAGCAGTAGAAACTTACGTAGGGTTTCATATGATTTTGAGCCTGAGCACATGATGATTTCTCTGATTGTAGTTATTTTTTGTGACTGTTATAACTATTACAATGCATTTTGACATCATTCCATGTTTACAACTCGTGTACCTTTTTAGTAACACTCTTGTGAATTGCCATGCATTTAATGAAAGTGAGTGTGTATTGCCTTCATGACACAGCTGCCAGAAAACAACTTCACCAGACCAGCTGAACCAGCCTTAATGAAGTATTCCTGCTCTGACTCGTTCACTACCGTGCTCCTGTCTTGAGACGACAGCCAGAGTTAAACTACTGTGAACCAGCGGCGCTGCTTTCCCACAGACATCTTCACTGAGTGTCTTCATGATAACACACCTGTCTCGTGGCTCAGGCTGGATATATCTATGCCTGTGCATCATGCAACTGAACTTGTACATGCATCAAGATTTTGCTAAACCAATAGTCTTATTTGAACAACAATATGCTTTGAATGGCAATTTCAGCCTTGCTTTCTTGTTGAGTGATGCTTTTAATGTCACATTTTGTAATGTTTCCCAATCTCAAGGGCCTGTTGTGTTTTTCTTGATGCTGTGGTCATTTCTGAAAGTGCTTTTGTATTGAAAATTTGACATGCACAAGCTCTTCAGTCTGCCGCCTTTTCCAtctctttttaactttaaaaaatatttaaatctgaAGAGCATACGGTGTCACCATATTTGAATGAATTTTCcaccttccttcctttctttgtGCTGAAATTCTAGATCTGGGTCACAATATACTGGGTTGTAGATGTTGTCTTTTTCCAACTAAATATAGATTTATTCTCAATCTTGTTGTCTTGTTTGTATATGTTCTGGTTGAGTCCAGTctaacatttgcatttatttatttacaagcagagctaatattaataaatgcaatagaagctcattgttagttcatgctgaaATAGTCAACTAATGTTAGCATATATAAAaccttaatgaaaaaaataataatattttttattaattaaaattaaattatttttaattttgaaaatgttcctgtagctcaattggtagagcactgctttattaagcgcaaggttgggggttcgattccccgggaacacatgatatgtataAATGGATAACCTGAATGCACtttgcgtctgctaaatgcattaatttaatttttggtaatattttgcagtattcgtttttactgtatttttgctcgaataaatgcaaccttgataaTAACTGCTTAGTCTGTCAGGTGACATATATATATCCTGTATACCTGCTGCACTCAGAATCAGGTCAGGCTGTATTTACTGCCCTGTATCGATGTGATCAGCAGAGCCGCTTGTCTATGATTGATGAAGtgctttgtggtcgtgtcatttTTAGTGATAAGGTTACCTCTCAACTCGCCAGAAAAGATCCAGGATAAGCCCCACAATCCTGTATGCGGGAAACAAGGAGCAATATAtcgccttttatttatttgttattattcagCTATATACCAGAGATGTACTATTCATACTACAGTAGTCTGTAGTAGACTCTGTATTATTTCTTTCCTGGGATGGCCTTGCAGCTGCAGAACCTGGTTTTCAGGATGCTTTGTTGAatgtaaagtttaaaagaacagcgtttatttaaaaatatatttttgtaacaatatgaAAGTCTTTAAATGGGACATAAAGTCCTTTATATCTCCAAACTCCTAAGAGATTTTAGTTTCAtaagatttataaaagaaagatacagcttTAGCTTCTCTTTGAAAACagtcgagctcctggaggcgtgccgtgggcggagctaaagagtcacGACTCACGAGCACGCACAGCTTTTGGACAGCAATCATATTTAAGCTGTCAACATTgacataaataaaacagacaaaaaatgtattgacttttattttatttattcattaaaaaaattgtctcAGAAATGTAGAGAATAAACTAAAACACTTGCAGAGCTCCATTGCTGCCCTGGAGAAACAACTGCATCCATTGTTCCCTTAACGatgggttctttgggaagctgaacaaggTTACCTTTCCCTCACCACCAGAAACGCATTTCTTTGCTGACATTGTTGAATTcgttgtctaaaaaaaaaaaaaaaagaacaatccTTCTCGAGCAAGTCCTGTGCAGCACAGCCAATGGGCGTGCATAGTATCACTTTAGTTGATTCCATAAAAGGAATTCCGTCCTTTATGATGTAATAAAGGGatcaaaaaaaccaaaaaaaaaactttccaataCTTATAGAACCCTGAAGGAATGTATTTGGCACATACATATTCCGTCATATGTCCAAATAGTTTTTTGACACTtaggccatgtttagcatgaaaatCAAATATGTGTCGCAAATCATGTACTTATGCAGTATTCtttgttttgtaatataaatagTGTGAGTAGTGCGTTCACAATGaaaattccaaaaataaaaaatgcacttaaaataccCGGATGATGCACTTAACCAAAAAAATTAAGTGTGGAATGTTGTACACTTCCTGCTATCGATTATTTTGTGAAGGGGGGTGGGCTATCAGACCCCaattatgaatgaaaaaaaataaccTTAAGTAATTCATACTATAGATGGTTGAGTGCATAGTGCATAGTGCACAAGTACATACTATATAGTGCATCATTTGGGACGCAGCTCAACTCTTTAACTGTGTAATTAATttagaatgcatgaaatagcattgaAATGCCTCACCATTAAatcagtttctttctttaatttctttaaaataaataaatacatccatTCATACATCCATACATTCTCTTAACCTGTCCCTTAACTTTTGAAaagtatagtataatataaagtataatgTATTAGCCTATAATCACTTAACATAACCGTATAGTATAATATAGTAGAATCACTTGATATGGCAAGTAAAGGGTTAATTACAATAGCTCTGTGCTCCTATGAGAAGCTCAACATTAAACTGTCCTTTGTGAACTCCTGGTTTAATCTGTGGCACTGCAGTCGGTCCCTTTAGAAACATTTGCATTCCTCATGCGTGGGAAGAGTCAACGTCTCACTTCCACCTAAAATCATGGTCCCAATGATCCCCATGAAGCTGGAGTTTCCCAGCTCTAAGCACTTCTGGTGAGAAAGTACCATTGTGTCACTCCATTTACCTGCAAACCTGTATTTAGTAGGAGGTTAATGGCAGGTCAGTCAGTAGAAACTCCAGAAGTCATTGCAGCAGGGACATAATGTCAGCCCTGTTTAAATCTAGTCAGCCTAGTACAGAAATACCCCTCCCAAAATGGTGCAGTCTGGCTTTAGCACCACAGTTAGTGCAGAGTGAGTAAAGATCCCAGTGTAGCTGTTGTATTTTTCCCCTCCTCCCTCCCCCCTCCCTACACATTTTAGAACAAAAGGAAGGACTCCCAAAAATGCCGGGAACCTGACGACAGAAAGACTTATTTAgacaatggggaaaaaaatggtGCAAGGTTTGCTTTGAacattttcacttagaaattgtaaggaGATTTCACAAATAGTTACAAAGTAATGTaaataacacactgaattaaatatgaaatttggaagtagaaaaactgaaatagtattctCACAAGACAAATGGTGGACATTTtaattatagtttatttttattttgttattaaaatgtatttgcataaatTGTGCATTCCTAGTTTAGGGGAACATCTCAAACATCTTGTGAACCCATTGAGGATAAGTGGACTCCTGTTTGGGAATACAGTATGGAATGACCCAGTTTCTACTAAAAGCCTGAATTCTGCCTCACAGCATCAACTGCTTGAGCAATGGAGGAAAGCTTTAGCTGGAAATGAAACAACAGTTTACAGTGGTATTCAATGTGTATTAGGGTATTTCCAgccctctctctctgtttgtcctGTCTCAGTAAACTGAGCAAAGGGAAAAGAAGGCTATTTTTAGTTGTCAATCTCCTGCTGCAGCCTTGAATGGCCTTGACTCatactatctttttttttttttctttgtccacATTTTAACTCAGCCTTCGTTCAGCATGTCCCCCACCCCTGCTGATGCTGTCAGGTATGATTCACTCTCAGTGCGGTTTCTATTTCTGGCTTGGCAAAGGCCCAGATTATCTCCTGTTTTGTGTAAAGTCACAAGGCCATAATGACCTGACGTCATACGTCTCTCAGCTGCCGTAGTGAACATAATGGAATTCTCGGTCTCACCCACTTGTTTTAGCAATACAGGAGAAAAAAGCTGTTGACAAAACAGTCCAGTGACACTTTAAAACTTGCTCTCTAATCTACTGCCATCAGAATGTGCCTGCCTAGTGAAATATTTAGCATAtggtgcatttatatatatatgtgcaaatAAATGTCCTTTGTTGCTTTTGTACTGTACACACTTATTGACCATTAATATGTTTGATATAAaaatttgacagatttttttttataagccaataacattattttaattttatgacaGATAACAGAAAAATTTAGACGTCAAATTCTacgtttaaaataaatagaacattttcaaatgttataaATTGATTTAGGCATCACAACGTTATAATGTAAAGCACAAAAATAAAggattttaattttaagatttgctAAGATCTATGATTTTAAGACTTACATTTAACAGTGCATTgcataggataaaaaaaaaaaaaccctgtaatATCGGCCGATAACCAATATGGTACCGATATATTGTGCATAACTAGAGTTTTCAGACACTAACATATGCATGCACATAATAACAAACACATGAATATGCATAAGCACGCATTTCACAGACAATAGAAACACTGCCAAAGACAGATGCATAAAAGgtcagacattttattttaaaatttctgACGAACGcaacaatataaatacaattaataaattaaaagcttGAAATTAACAGTGTTAAATACGAAACCTATTCCAGAATGGTTGAATTTAAACAAGTAACTCATTTCTAAATCAATAAAAGACCGTTGTAGATTcccttttatataattataatacaggACAGCATTAACATCATAAGTTATGGTCTTTAAATTGTAGGAAGTCTGCAAAAGGGTCATGCCCATAATTTAACAGTCCATCAGACCTCCGACAGTCTGGTCACATTTCATTGAGTAGATTCCAGTTGAACGCACTCCAGTCTCTCAGCTCACTCCTAGTGCTCTAATCCagcatgtgtgattcagtttCCTGTATAGTTCCCGGCAAACCTGTCGTTCCCTGGCAGCACTGTGAACATAGTGCCGAGTCATTCTTCCTGCTCTGAGGTGAAACCATGAGTTGCCTTTCCAACCGGAAAAACTAAATCCACACTTCTGATCACCGGGTTTGCTGGAAAACATATCATCCATTGCATTTCGTTAATCCCCCTCATGTCTTATTCTCAGTGGCATTAGGCTTCATCAAGAGCAGAACACAAATCTAGTGCAGGAGCCCATAAAAAGCTCAGACATAGTTTGTCCGATTCTGTTCAACGTTCAGGCAGATTGATAACCGGCACCCACTGGTCCAAACCCCGACTGTCTCTGCAGAATCGATTCAGTTTGCTGAGAGCTGGATCCTTCCACGCGGACGACTCTGGAgtctgtgaaataaaataaaaaaaattgtaatgtgcaCTTGAATCCTAGATCAATTCAGAAGGTCCACAGCAAGAGTCTGGCAGTGAGTGGCTTTAACAGCTGCTGGCTAATGGACATGCACTTGTTTTCAAAGGGCCTCTCTCTAATTTGTTAAAGATGGTCACttcacagagcttttttttttttttcaggaaacagTTTGCAGAAATGCCCCAGAGTTGCACAGGAAGTTCTGCGAATACTAAAGGCAGCCACAGAAGTTAAATCTCACTGAAGAGCTGCCAGTTTACTGCTGCCTCAGACCGGCTGGAATTCCACATCATAGACTCTCGAATGGATCATTGAACTCTAAACTACTTCAGTTGTACCGCCCTCAAAGAGTTTAACTAATACTTCCTGGCGGTTAATATGAATATGCATGAACAATTCTGCAAATGTGCAGCTGTGACGGATCTGTGCGCTCGAGGCTACCTCGCGTGCGAGCAATAAACCGATACTAGGAGAATGAAATGACACATACGGTGACTAATATGCAGTGGAGGTCCATCGTCTCTCCTCCTGGTTTCACGCCCTCCAGGATCTCTGCCAGACGTCTCATGTTGTTCACTCGTAAGATATTGATGTCATTCTCACAGCAGAACGCTTGAATCAAGGTAAAATGAATCTGGAGCGCGACGTCTTTCACATCCTCCTCGTCTGTGGCCAGCAGACACAAAACCACGTTGTCTGGGTCCCTACGAAAATGAAgatgaaagtacatttaaaaatgtgcaaaaaaagatttaatgaaaaatatgcaagttatttatttatttttgtccccAGTTTGAGCATCTGCCCTTCTACTAATCATAACTCTGTTATGCAAAGTAATGACAAAGCCATCATGATCCAAGATGTTAACTCTTCAAGTACAAGGAtacgttttttttaattaatttatcttgTGTTTTCTTAgtagttgttgtttgtttctaaTAAACACCTTGTAGTCTAATGACGTTAAGACTAATGGCATATGTTAACCGGTTACCCATATCccagtatttcttttttttactcatttatgATTTGGAATTGATCTGCAATGAGCACTTACGCATTAAGTGACTTCGCAGCCTCATAAACTCCCACAGTGATGCAACCCTGAGGTAATGCAGCAGTCAGGACCTCTTCCAGTGCCTTTTCAACCGAGTCCATTCTAAGAGATGATTAGAAAACACGCATTAAC
The Carassius auratus strain Wakin chromosome 31, ASM336829v1, whole genome shotgun sequence DNA segment above includes these coding regions:
- the LOC113050668 gene encoding guanine nucleotide-binding protein G(I)/G(S)/G(O) subunit gamma-12-like, with product MSSKMQSSNNIAQARRTVQQLRVEANIERIKVSKASADLMNYCSEHAKYDPLLMGIPASENPFKDRKPCTIL
- the LOC113050665 gene encoding growth arrest and DNA damage-inducible protein GADD45 alpha-like, which codes for MCNMTFEEPCGDNATERMDSVEKALEEVLTAALPQGCITVGVYEAAKSLNADPDNVVLCLLATDEEDVKDVALQIHFTLIQAFCCENDINILRVNNMRRLAEILEGVKPGGETMDLHCILVTTPESSAWKDPALSKLNRFCRDSRGLDQWVPVINLPER